Genomic DNA from Bacteroides zhangwenhongii:
CATCATCACGTACATTCTATTATGTATTTAAAGGGGCTTCACTTATCAACAAGGTGGCAAATATCAAAGAGAATAACATCTATGTAGACTGGAAAAATCCAGAAGTTGTTAATAACCTCAATACATTAACAGCAGAAGCTCTGATCCGTCCTCACAGTTTCAACAATGCGATTAGTACGTTGATGGGTATTGAAGGGAAATTCTTATTCCGCTTCGGTGATAATGATGTACCTAAAAACCATTTGCAGATTGCAGGAACTTCGTCGCAGACCAATATTCATATCGAAAGAGATGTGCCATTAGAAGAGTGGTTACATATCGCTATTACCTATGACGCAAGTGCAAAAAATTTAAAAGCTTACTACAATGGAGAATTAGTAACCGATAGCCGAATGGATATTGGTGCTATTGATTGGGGCATTCCTCACTCCGACGAATCTAACGGTAAACCACGCTGTTTCTGGATAGGCTATTCATATAATAATGAACGATGGTTAGACGCAGATATTGCTGAAGTACGAATTTGGAACCGCGTATTAAGTGAAGAGGAAATTAATGCACAGGATCATGCATATGATGTAGATCCTAATTCTAAAGGATTAGTGGCCTACTGGAAACTAAATGATGGTATTGACGAGATAAAAGATTATTCCGTAAATGGTAATAATGCAACTCCCTCTTCAAAATTAACCTGGGTAGACGTTTCTCTTCCCGCTAAAGAGGATTAATTATCAACAATTTTAATTAGAATTAAGTTATGAAATATACGAGATTTATCAAATCATCTTTTTGGATTGCGATATTAGCCTGTACGAGTAATCTATTTATTGCCTGCGAAGATGATATTACTATATCATCTGAAAACAAATCATTTGGCAATATAGAAGGTAACTTTGGCTATGTCAAATCTGCAGCCGGAGCAAAAGCCCTAACCTCCATAACAATTAATGGAGATAAACACGGTACTGGACACTTATATTTTGAACTGAATAAAGCTGCCAATAAAGATATTACGGTTACATTCAAAATCGACGAGTCAGTTCTAAAAGTTTACAATCAAGCCAATGGAACCAACTATCCAATGTATCCGACGGATAAGCTTTCATTAGAAAATGAAGGAGTCACAACAATCTCGGCAGGGAAACAAAAATCCTCATCTATCGAGTTAGATATTCAATCCGGAGGAACAATAGGTACTACGTATGCAGTTGCAGTATCTGCAACTGCTTCAGACGGAATTGAGACCTCAAGCAATAACCAGTCCTATATCTATCTTGTAACTCCACAAGCTGCCCTGCCCAATACGGAGAAAGGAACAGTCAAAACAATTTGTTACATAGAGGTGAATAACGAGAATATATTGAATACAGGCGAATATACTATGGAAAACAGCGGGAAGCCCTTTTTCGATATTGTCAATGTTTTTGCAGCCAATATTCGTTTAAATGAGGAAGGAAAACCATATGTATATTGCAACCCACAAGTAACCTTTGTTTTGGAAAATGCCGATAAGCTCATCCGCCCATTGCAACAAAAAGGAATAAAAGTACATTTAACCATTTTAGGTGATCATACACTGGCTGGGATGAGAAGTTTGGGAGATGAAGCCGCTAAAGATTTTGCCAAAGAACTAAAATCCTATGTGGATATCTATGGATTTGACGGCATCAGTTTTGATGATGAATGGTCAAACTACGACTTGGTAGCAGGATATCCCGGTTTAGTGACACCTTCACAAGAACAATATAGCCGCCTAATTTATGAGTGCCGACAAATAATGCCTGATAAACAATTTGGAGTATATTGGTGTAAGCAGGAAAATGGTGGTGCTTCTATCAATTATCCCTTAGGAGAGGTCGAAGGTAAAGACGTAAATGATTTATTAGACTACACTGTTTATGGAAACTATAATTTATGGGATAAACTAGGTCATATTGACGAGGGAAAACAATGTCCTTATGCTATAAATCTAACAGAAGGAGGAAGTCCCAACTCTATATATCTAAATCAAATAAAAGACAGCTGGGGATATTTTGCTCTTTATAATTTACAGATATCTAAGAATTCTGAAACAATCATTAATCAAGTTGGAGAAACATTATACGGAGAGAAAGTTAATTGGACTGGACAAATATACGGAAGAACAGATTTTACATCTTCAGAAACAACAACCCGTATTAATTACAAATACTATCTTGGAGAATGGAATGTCACAGCAAGTTGTATTTCATGGGTAAATAATTCTTGGAATCAATGGGCAGGAAACATGAAATTCACAATAAAAATAGAAGAGAAAGTCGAAAATGAATCCTATTATGTATATGGAATACAACCTTATGATCAAATTCTTAAAAAGTATCCACTAATTATGAACTATAATCAAGAAACTACTCAAATAAGTATTCCAATTCCGCAAACGATTCATGAACCTGATGAAGAAAATCCTCTTTTATGGCAAATGAGTTATGCTACAATTGGCGATTCTAAGACTGCTAATACGTGGAAAAAAGTTGAAACTACTAGCAATGTTAATGGAGCGTTTTATAATGGTAGGCTGTATTTAGAAGCCAATGGGCCAGCAAGAATGCAGACATTAATACCATTCTGCTCCAACGATAAAGGAAACACTTGGTTATATTTGCATACAAACTTTACAGATAAACATCCTAAAGCAAGTTTCACATTAACTAGAAATTAAAAAATACAAGGCAACTACTTCATTGCAAGTCAGTTGCCTTTTTAATGCTTTGGATTCTCTTTGGTCTCCAACCACTTACTTATACACATACTTCAACCAGTACTCGAATGCAGGATCCTGAATTTCAATCACGTTTCCGGGCAATACATCAATTAAATCTTTTTCCAAAGTCGCCTTCCGCAAGTTTTTTATATTAGCGGAAGTTCCCAATTTATATTTAGTCAAAACTTCCTTAGAAGAGAAATTAGAAACTCCATCAGCAACAGCAAGCAGGAAATTTATCTGTTTAGGAGTCAACGTATCAATAATATTGGCAAACAATAGGCTTAACTGATCAATCAGGCTATTGAAAGCCTCTTCAACATTTTTCTGCGTACAGCCGCTGTCCGGTGTACGGAACCACACTTGCTGGCTAAGTTGCTGGGTATAGTAAGGATGATTTTTCATCTTATCAGCGATAAGTCCGGACAATTCGTCCGAAATTTTCTTTCCTGTAGAAGAAAAACGCCGTGAGATAAAAGATACCCACTCTCCACGCTCTATCTTTGAAAGGAAAAGAATATCCCCGAATTTATAGAAAGGCATTCCATAATTATTGAAAATATTCAGCAACATATGGCGTTTGCTTCCATACAAACAATAGCAAACAGAGGTATGTTTTTGCCAATGAGAACGTAATTTACGTTGAAAAGCCAATGGTTCTTCGTACTCATTGATATTCTGAAATTCATCAATACAAACCACTATTTTCTTTTTAGTATCATTCGCTATCACTTGCGGCAAATCCAATATCTCATCATAAGAAAGACGGCTATCTTTAAAATCAATACCGAATGAAAGTTCATAAGTTTGGGTAGCATCGGATATTGAAACTACCGGAGCCAATCGCCCTAAGTATTTTTTCACTCCACTCACAAACTCCTCCCAGATTGTGGTCGTCGACTTCAACAAAGAATTAG
This window encodes:
- a CDS encoding BT_3987 domain-containing protein, with the protein product MKYTRFIKSSFWIAILACTSNLFIACEDDITISSENKSFGNIEGNFGYVKSAAGAKALTSITINGDKHGTGHLYFELNKAANKDITVTFKIDESVLKVYNQANGTNYPMYPTDKLSLENEGVTTISAGKQKSSSIELDIQSGGTIGTTYAVAVSATASDGIETSSNNQSYIYLVTPQAALPNTEKGTVKTICYIEVNNENILNTGEYTMENSGKPFFDIVNVFAANIRLNEEGKPYVYCNPQVTFVLENADKLIRPLQQKGIKVHLTILGDHTLAGMRSLGDEAAKDFAKELKSYVDIYGFDGISFDDEWSNYDLVAGYPGLVTPSQEQYSRLIYECRQIMPDKQFGVYWCKQENGGASINYPLGEVEGKDVNDLLDYTVYGNYNLWDKLGHIDEGKQCPYAINLTEGGSPNSIYLNQIKDSWGYFALYNLQISKNSETIINQVGETLYGEKVNWTGQIYGRTDFTSSETTTRINYKYYLGEWNVTASCISWVNNSWNQWAGNMKFTIKIEEKVENESYYVYGIQPYDQILKKYPLIMNYNQETTQISIPIPQTIHEPDEENPLLWQMSYATIGDSKTANTWKKVETTSNVNGAFYNGRLYLEANGPARMQTLIPFCSNDKGNTWLYLHTNFTDKHPKASFTLTRN
- a CDS encoding AAA family ATPase, with the protein product MDTPFLYGRIAENENFTNRKSETEFLEKNFRGLINTIIISPRRWGKTSLVHKVAKLVSKENKDIIVCQVDIFNCRTEEEFYTVFANSLLKSTTTIWEEFVSGVKKYLGRLAPVVSISDATQTYELSFGIDFKDSRLSYDEILDLPQVIANDTKKKIVVCIDEFQNINEYEEPLAFQRKLRSHWQKHTSVCYCLYGSKRHMLLNIFNNYGMPFYKFGDILFLSKIERGEWVSFISRRFSSTGKKISDELSGLIADKMKNHPYYTQQLSQQVWFRTPDSGCTQKNVEEAFNSLIDQLSLLFANIIDTLTPKQINFLLAVADGVSNFSSKEVLTKYKLGTSANIKNLRKATLEKDLIDVLPGNVIEIQDPAFEYWLKYVYK
- a CDS encoding DUF1735 and LamG domain-containing protein, encoding MKLQKSYSIILGLLISVFTGCNDDTENFSNNIFMSSTTPENILVKSNIESDERTFQVEIAKPEATDVEFTIKVDPSLISTYKAIYYTNDVEELPEKHYSLSTTTGKIQAGSVISAPITVSFTEINQLNIDKVYILPITVNSASINILASSRTFYYVFKGASLINKVANIKENNIYVDWKNPEVVNNLNTLTAEALIRPHSFNNAISTLMGIEGKFLFRFGDNDVPKNHLQIAGTSSQTNIHIERDVPLEEWLHIAITYDASAKNLKAYYNGELVTDSRMDIGAIDWGIPHSDESNGKPRCFWIGYSYNNERWLDADIAEVRIWNRVLSEEEINAQDHAYDVDPNSKGLVAYWKLNDGIDEIKDYSVNGNNATPSSKLTWVDVSLPAKED